A genomic stretch from Arachis stenosperma cultivar V10309 chromosome 3, arast.V10309.gnm1.PFL2, whole genome shotgun sequence includes:
- the LOC130966371 gene encoding uncharacterized protein LOC130966371, translating into MDLAKAGEARKLQLEELECLRNESYENARIYKEKTKAFHDHHIRKKDFHEGDEVLLYNSKLRLMLGKLHSRWEGPLKVKEMKPYGVVELIDPKSEATFKVNGHRVKKYHGCKPPKELEVYILEDAPRREEV; encoded by the coding sequence ATGGATTTAGCCAAGGCGGGTGAAGCTAGGAAGTTACAACTAGAAGAGCTTGAATGTTTGAGGAATGAGTCATATGAGAATGCCCGAATTTACAAGGAAAAGACTAAGGCGTTTCATGACCATCACATCCGGAAGAAGGACTTTCACGAGGGTGATGAGGTCCTCCTCTACAACTCCAAGCTCCGATTGATGCTTGGCAAGCTCCATTCTAGATGGGAAGGACCTTTAAAGGTGAAAGAGATGAAGCCTTATGGAGTAGTGGAATTAATTGATCCCAAGAGTGAAGCAACCTTCAAGGTGAATGGACATAGAGTGAAGAAGTATCATGGTTGCAAGCCTCCAAAAGAGCTAGAGGTGTACATATTGGAGGATGCACCAAGGAGAGAGGAAGTTTAA
- the LOC130966372 gene encoding uncharacterized protein LOC130966372 — translation MEKRDEINKAQFEALNTQLANLTNMLSKMNMSSQPPTPNNNTTQPSSSSNLPSQPQPNPRGGLNAITLWLGTTLEEIPPRAMGEMHEEEVVVGAPYEGDVVDKRHKEEGVNLKKPKRKAVVDKSIPIPFPSMVKKAKKTPEFDLDMLQVFKKVKVTIPLLDAIQQIPKYAKFLKDLCTHKNRLGELETLSLGSSISSLIEPIPKQYGDPGPCLVSCRIGGYTFHDCMCDLGACVSIMPLSIYVRLNLAPLKKSAARFALADKRVITVMGIAEDVLVAIKDLVFTIDFYILEMPPTESRSSSFVLLCRPFLKTSKFKLDAFTVIYSFGVGDKTIKFNLEEVMKHPPEEHSMLRCDMIDEVVAEVQEENQEKLCYPTVEEMDDQEDEPEEVVKSEIHELDGKEPHLETKSELKPLPSHLKYAFLEENQRFPVIIASELSSEEEGKLLDVLKKHKKAIGWSLADIVGIDPRKCMHRIFLQDGAKPVRQPQRRLNPTILDVVKNEVTRLLDADIIYPIFDSEWVSPVQVAPKKSGITTVKKDDGEMVTKRVQNAWQVCIDYRRLNAATRKDHYPLPFID, via the coding sequence ATGGAAAAACGAGATGAGATCAACAAGGCTCAATTCGAGGCTTTGAACACTCAATTGGCCAATCTCACCAACATGCTCTCAAAAATGAACATGTCAAGCCAACCACCAACTCCCAATAACAACACCACTCAACCCTCAAGCTCATCCAACCTTCCATCCCAACCCCAACCAAACCCAAGAGGCGGTCTTAATGCCATTACTCTATGGTTGGGGACTACATTAGAGGAGATACCTCCAAGGGCTATGGGAGAAATGCATGAGGAAGAGGTAGTTGTTGGAGCTCCATATGAAGGAGATGTGGTAGACAAAAGGCATAAGGAAGAAGGAGTCAACCTCAAGAAACCCAAGAGGAAAGCCGTAGTTGATAAGTCAATTCCCATTCCATTTCCTTCTATGGTGAAGAAAGCGAAGAAGACACCGGAATTTGATTTGGATATGCTTCAAGTGTTCAAAAAGGTCAAGGTGACCATACCACTCCTTGACGCTATCCAACAAATTCCCAAGTAtgcaaaatttttgaaagactTGTGTACACACAAGAATAGGTTAGGAGAATTGGAGACACTATCCTTGGGTAGTTCGATTTCTTCCTTGATAGAACCTATTCCAAAACAATATGGTGACCCTGGACCGTGCTTAGTGTCTTGTCGTATTGGTGGATACACATTTCATGATTGTATGTGTGACTTGGGAGCTTGTGTAAGCATCATGCCACTGTCCATCTATGTGCGGTTGAATTTAGCTCCCTTGAAGAAGTCAGCGGCGAGGTTTGCCTTAGCTGATAAAAGGGTGATCACGGTAATGGGGATAGCTGAAGATGTACTCGTGGCAATTAAGGATTTGGTTTTTACGATTGACTTTTACATCCTTGAGATGCCTCCAACGGAAAGTAGAAGCTCATCTTTCGTCCTACTTTGTAGACCCTTTCTCAAAACCTCCAAATTCAAGTTGGATGCCTTCACCGTTATATATTCTTTTGGGGTTGGAGACAAGACTATCAAGTTCAATTTAGAGGAAGTCATGAAACATCCTCCTGAAGAACACTCCATGCTCCGATGTGATATGATTGATGAAGTGGTAGCGGAAGTGCAAGAAGAGAATCAGGAAAAATTGTGCTATCCCACTGTTGAGGAGATGGATGACCAAGAGGATGAACCCGAAGAAGTTGTCAAGAGTGAAATCCATGAGCTTGATGGGAAGGAACCTCATCTTGAGACAAAAAGTGAATTGAAGCCCCTTCCATCTCATTTGAAGTATGCTTTCTTAGAGGAGAACCAAAGATTTCCGGTCATTATTGCTAGTGAGCTCTCaagtgaagaagaagggaagcTCCTAGATGTTCTCAAgaagcacaagaaagcaatAGGATGGAGCCTAGCGGATATTGTGGGAATTGACCCCCGCAAGTGCATGCATAGGATATTTCTCCAAGATGGAGCCAAGCCAGTTAGGCAACCGCAAAGGAGGCTCAACCCCACCATCCTTGACGTAGTGAAGAATGAGGTTACCCGACTGCTGGATGCGGATATCATATACCCTATTTTCGACAGTGAGTGGGTAAGCCCGGTTCAAGTTGCTCCCAAGAAGTCGGGCATCACAACGGTCAAGAAGGACGACGGAGAAATGGTCACTAAAAGAGTACAAAATGCGTGGCAAGTATGCATTGACTATAGAAGATTGAATGCCGCCACACGAAAGGACCATTACCCCTTACCCTTCATCGATTAG